A stretch of the Bradyrhizobium arachidis genome encodes the following:
- a CDS encoding IclR family transcriptional regulator, with amino-acid sequence MRSQLTTSASISAAGSTVKSALRAIEILEFFMRERQPRAMSEIGAALGYPASSTTVLLKTLVGLGYLNFDRRTRVYFPTPKVTSLGDWIPTTLFGDSRVLEAMHDVHAATGEAVSIGTTNDVYLQYVKIIQSIHPLRFHVDEGTLRPLTQSALGWLLMSTMSDEKVDTIVRRANIATPNAADRVKPLDMIRKIREIRGKGHCSAENVPMLGGATICVLLPITIQNQPVALGLGGVAERIKQNASRYLSVLRQAARTVKAGDTGGQPNGTDV; translated from the coding sequence TTGCGATCGCAGCTGACGACATCTGCCTCGATTTCGGCGGCCGGATCCACAGTCAAATCCGCACTTCGCGCGATCGAGATCCTCGAATTCTTCATGCGCGAACGGCAGCCGCGCGCGATGTCCGAAATCGGCGCCGCGCTCGGCTATCCGGCCTCCAGCACCACGGTCCTGCTCAAGACGCTGGTCGGCCTCGGCTACCTGAATTTCGACCGCAGAACGCGGGTCTATTTCCCGACGCCGAAGGTGACGTCGCTGGGCGACTGGATTCCGACGACCCTGTTCGGCGACAGCCGCGTGCTCGAGGCGATGCACGACGTTCATGCCGCGACGGGCGAAGCCGTTTCGATCGGCACGACCAACGATGTGTATCTGCAATACGTCAAGATCATCCAGTCGATCCACCCGCTGCGCTTCCACGTCGACGAAGGCACGCTGCGGCCGCTGACGCAATCCGCCCTTGGCTGGCTGTTGATGTCGACGATGTCCGACGAGAAGGTCGACACCATCGTGCGTCGCGCGAATATCGCCACGCCGAACGCAGCAGACAGGGTCAAGCCTCTGGACATGATCCGGAAGATTCGCGAGATCCGGGGCAAAGGACATTGCTCGGCGGAAAACGTCCCGATGCTCGGCGGTGCGACGATCTGCGTGCTGCTTCCGATCACAATTCAGAATCAACCCGTCGCTCTCGGCCTTGGCGGCGTCGCCGAGCGGATCAAGCAGAACGCCAGCCGCTACCTAAGCGTTTTGCGCCAGGCTGCCAGGACGGTCAAAGCCGGCGACAC